TTCCCCGGATGGGCAACATGAACCTCGAACTGCTCCTGTAGCCAAATGCCAAACAAGTCAGCGAGATTCTCTTCGTCTTCGACGATCAGAACGGTACTGGAATGGGTCATCTATTCTCACTCACGCATCTCGTTCGACGATGACACGCACCGTTGATGCGTACATGACCGTCACAAGTGCGTCCTGAAAGAGAAACTCCACAGAGGGCATATGACTGGTCTCCTCGACTGTACGAGTTTTGAACAAGCCATCTAATTTGTCTGCATCAACAAATTCGAACACCGGAGGTGATCTACTGAGTTCCGGCCAGTCTTCGACAGCTTCCATAAGTGTCTCAATGACCGCATCCGAAACACGGACAGGTCTATCAAATTCACGCACTATTTGGGAATCTGTACTCCATCCCGTAGGTTCAGACTCTCGGTGCGGAGAGCTTTGGGCCATAAAGAATACATCTATTCTACAATCAAACGTCTTCTACCCTCTAATATCGGGTTGCCAAATTTAATGCCTATATGGAAAGGCCCACTATTTGGAGCCAGTTTTCCGAATGTCGATAAGCAGGACAGCCCGAGTACTGTAGAACGTGATACTGAGGCAGGTCACAGCTCGGTTGAATCCTGATAGAGAGTCGTCAGCAGATTAGACTCAGCAGCTCGAAGATGCTGGTTGAACGTTGACTGTGCGATATCGAGAGTCTTGGCAATCGACGTCGAATCTGCATCCCGCGGCCAATTAAAATATCCTGCGTAGAGCGCCGTCTGCAAGACTTCTTCTTGCCGGGCGGTAAGAGCTCCATCAAGACGTGCTGAGAGAGAGGTATTAGTTTCTCCCCGCTCACTATCCAGTTTGGATAACAGGGTGAGATCGCTGTAGTCTTCCCGGAGTGAACTCAGATATTCCCCGACGTCGACGGTGAATGGCACGGTTACTGAAACCACGATCTCGTTGGACTCCGAAGCGTTTGTGATTTGATTTATCGCAACTCCTTGATCGGTCAGTTTCTCGCAAAAGCTGCTGTTCCGCACCGGGACTTTACAGTAGATACCATTTCGAGAGTCGCTCAAAATGACCGTCTCTGGATCGAAACCAGCAGCTTCGAACGCCTCGGGGGTCACGTTTTCACCGGTCACTCGCGCGAACAGGAGGTGATCTGGACTCTCAGTCACTACATTCAACACTTCGAGATCCGTCTCCATATCCGAAACAAGAGTTGCAAGGCCAGTATCGTCCTCGAACTGAATTTCGAGAATTGTGCCCCCACCAGATAGAAGCGCCGCCTTTTGCCGGAGTGCTGATATCCCGTGACCTATTATTTGACCGAGCTCTGTGAGGGCTGTCACCTCTTCTTCAGCGAAGGCGTTTGGTAGTTTGGAGTGGACTTCTAATACGCCAAGGATCGAAGCCTCGCTCTGTAGTGGTACAGCCACAATCGAGTTGGTGCCATTTTTCAGTGCGTCTTGTTCCCACTCCGTTTCGGAGCTAGCGGTCATTAAGTCGCTCTCCACGACCGAACGTTCAATCCTGTATGCCCGTTCAGTAGGTGGCAATGTAGAGTTACTCCGCTGGGTATTGTCATCTGCTGGAGTGTCGTTCGCCCCCACTTTTTGATATTGGAGCGAATCCGTTTTGGCTCTGACCTCGATCGTATTCGTATTAATATCTTTTTTACCGATCCACGCCCCGCTAATCAGATCCAGATGAGCTAAAGCATTACAGACCTCTTGCTCCAGTTCTTCTCGTGTATTTGCACTGATAACCGTGGCACTTATCGACCGTATCAGTGTATTGATTCGATCCAGTCGTGTCAGCCGTTCGTTTTGCTCGTTTAACCGCTGGTCGCGTTGCCGAAGGGCCGCCTCTTGTGCTGTTCGTTCGAATGCGCTTGCTGCGTTCGCTGCTAACGTCTTTGCCAATTTGTTCTTTCTTGAGGAGATCTCTGGCGTCGTGGTCATCCCCACCAACAGAACCCCCTCTGATTCTAGTGAGTAGAGTCGCCACGACGAGAACTCCTCTGCCAACCACTGGCTCGACCGAGTATCTACTACGTCTTCGTCGTCAGGAGCCAACTGTTCCGTTCGAGTCACATAGGTCGTCCAGACTGGTGTGTCTCCTTCAGAGATAGTGGGAAGGTCAATTTCAGTAACATCTTCCGTGGATGCGTGTGCTAGTGGGACCAAGCGTCCCGTGTTCTCTTCTCGTGTATATATCGCGGCAAACTCGAATCCGAGTTCCCCGACTGCGGCAGTTGTCACGGTCTCGCCGATGCTACGTTCCGAGTCCGCTGTCATTAGATCGCGGGAAACCGCATGCAGATCCTCAAGCTGTTGTTCATACGCGTACCTCTCTGTAATATTGTGGTAGTGTTCAATCCGCCCGCCTGCATAAAGACCAGTTTGAATCGGTCCGCTCCAGTACTCCAACCACTGCTGCTCTTTCGAAGCCGTCTCAGGGATACGGACGATGGCTTCGACTTCGGAATTCATGTTCTCTAGAGAATGAGTTACGAGGTCAGACAGTGTTTGCTCACCTGAGGGATATTCCTGGTACGATTCAGAAGCAATTCGACTGTAGTCAGACCCTTGGATATCGTCTCTATCAACTCCAAGTAATTCTTCGGTAGTTTCGTTTGCCCACACCACTTGTCCATCACGGTCAATTACAATGACCCCTTCCTGTGATGTGTCTAATACGTCTTCAGTGAGGGACTGGTACTGCTGTTGTTCCCTGCGCTCTGCTGCTGTTCGTTGCAGGCGCTCGATAGCCACTCGAAAATCCCTATCTGGCAGGTTCTGGAGGTACCGTTCGACTTTATCCTCGAGTTCTGTGATTTGGTCTGTGAGTGCCTGGTATTTTGGGCTCGTTTCGAGGGTATCTGCCTCCATGACGGCTTCCAAGGTCGATTGGCGTTCTATCAGCGAGAACAGCTCTTGCAGATCCTCGTTGTACTCGGCACGAGTGAGCATCTGGGAGATAACGTCTTCGAGGTCGTCAGCTTCAACGGGCTTTTCGAGATACGCATCGAATCCCATTTTGACGATATCGAAGTCCGGTGTCACCGCAGAGACGATAACCACCTGGCAGTTCGACTCATATTGTCTGAGTCGCGTGAGAACCTCTCCGCCGGATAACCCGGGCATCATCCGATCCAGAAGAACGATATCGACAGTCGCATCGAACGCTTCCAAGGCTTCTTCGCCAGAGTACGCGGTTTCGACAACATAGCGGTCTGCGAGCCACTCTGCATACAGCTCAGCCAAACTCTGGTCATCCTCGACGACCAGGATTTTTGTATTTCCGTCTTGGGTCATAGTTTACGACACGATGCCCGGTTTTTCTGAGTCCTCTCGAGCCGGTTGGGTGGGGACTTCCAGTCTGATCTCACTCCCATCGCCCGAGGTTTCAACTGAAATCGATCCCCCGGCACGAGTCACCAGTGATCGCACCATCCACAATCCGAGTCCCTGCCCGTGACTCAGCGGCGTTTCTTCGCCAGTTTCGAGGAGATTTTTCTCCATTTCCGGGAGTCCAGGCCCAGTATCGGACACACAAACCTCTACCCACCGTTCATCGGATTGCGAGACACTGATCTGTACGGATGGATGCTCAGTATCGTTCGCTGTGATGGCGTTCTCAACGAGCTCAGAAATCGCCTTGTCAAGTTCACTCGGTATTTGTGATTCTAGATCGTGGTCGGCTGTGATAGTGATATTCGCATTAGCATATTCGTCTTCTTTTTTGGCTTGAATATCCTGAGCTATTTGCTGAGCACTCTGGTAGGAAGCGAGAGCGCTCTCGCTCGTGAGTATATTCTGGAGCTCTTGGGTCTTGTTTGCCATTTCTTCCCACTTGTCGAGAATGTCTCGGATCGTCGCAGCGCGCTGTTCACGAGTGTCTGTCTCTGTGTCCGACGCAAGCAGATCGACATACCCTCTCACTTTCGTCAGATCATTTCGGATATTGTGCCGCATAATCCGGTGTAAGACCTGGACGTGTTGCTGACGCTGTTCCTGAGCTGTAATATCTCGTGCCTCAAATACTAGGAAGCTAAGCTCCCCGTGCTGGCTTGAGATCGGCTTGATCGAGAAGTCGAAGCTGGCGAGTCCATCAACGCCTTCTGCTTCCACGTCGAACCGAACGAATGAACCCGAAGATGCTTGAGTAACTGCCTGTCTAATTTGAGTTTGCACTTCAGACGAATGCGCGAACAGAGGGCATTCCCAGAGCGGTGTGCCTCTGCTCTCCTCCACACGTATGCCGCCGAACTCCATGAAGGGGTCGTTTAGCTCAAGGATTTCACCACTCTGGGTCATCAGACCCGTCAATTGGAACGTTTGATTGAATACGGATTCGAATTTTTTCGTTTGTTCTCTTATATTACTGATGTCACGTATATATAACAGAAACCCACCAATTGCTTCATCGTCAAAGAGATTCCGTCCACGTGCCTCTACGGTAATCCACTCGTCATCCGCATCCATTGCTTGGAACTCTAGCTGAACGCTTGAATCGGAATCCTCCACGGCGGCGAAAAACGCTTCCATTACACGTTCCCGATCCTCTGGATGGATATAATCAAAGACACTCTCTTGATTTAGCTGAGTTGGATCATATCCAAGAACCCGTTCAGCAGAGCCACTAAGATAGGTGAAACACCCGTCGCGATCTAAGATAGACACGACGTCGACTGATTCCTCAACGAACCGCTCTGTTCTACGCCGCTGTTGACGCTGGTTAGTAAGATCTCTGATGACCATCCCGTATCCCAGGAACACTCCATCTTCAGTTTGAAGGGGAACGTATGAGACTTCTGCAGGGAACGACGATCCATCCTGACGGACTCGCTGTCCTTCGTGAGTACTTTCTCCTGCGAGTGATGCCTGTTTTAATAACCGATCAGCAATCCCACGTTTTTGATCCTGTTCAGGGTGTAACTCTGCTGCTGGCATACCAATTGCAGTTTCTTCGTCATATCCAAAGATGTCGGCTGCTCCATCGTTCCAGCTGTCGATCTGTCCATCGTCATCGAGAAGTACAAAGGCGTATTCTTCGAGACTTTCCGAGAGGATCTCGAATCGCTTCCGCTCCTGTTGAATCTGCCGAATCCGTCGTTTTTGATCCGTTATGTCCGTGGCAATCGCGACAAGTCTCTCTCCAGTTTCGTCATCGGGTATCAGAACAGCATCTGTGTGTATCCATCGCGTTTGTTCGTTGGCATCAATAACTCTGAAATCCGCAGACAAGTCGTTGATATCGCCGACTCGTTCTAGTGAATCACGAACACGGTCCCGATCTTCCGGCGCGACGATCTGTACGAACTCTTCATAGTTGTCCGGATCATGGCCAAGTAAATCGACAAGCGTGTCGTCGAATGATATCTGATCCGTCTCAAGACTCCACTCTGCAATACCAGTGTCCGTTCCAGAAAGAACCAATTCGAGTTTCCGGTTTTGTTCTGCCAGGCTCCGAGTCCGTTGCCTCCGACCTGTTACGTCCTGCTGTATGCCAATAAACTTCGAAAGCGTCCCATCTGCATCAGTGACTGGCGTGACAGACAATCGATTCCAGTATTCACTCCCGTCTTTTCGGTAGTTTTTCAATTCTACCGTTACCGGTTCACCGGCCGCAATCGCCTCTCGAAGCTTCGATATTTCGTCTGGGTCTGTCTCGGGTCCCTGGAGGAAACGTGGATTACGACCTAAGGCGTCGTCCTCCTGGTAGCCAGTAATGTCGGTGAATCCTTTATTTACGTACTCGATCGGGTTGTCTTCTCGCTGTGGGTCGGTGATCATGACCCCAACATTCGAGGAGTCAATCGCTTGCTCCTTGAGTTCGAGTTCGCGCTTCCGTTCTCGTTGTGCAGTCTGATCGCGCACAGTACAAACGAGGGGGCCCTCATCGATGATGGTCAGAGAGAGATCAGCCGGGAATGTGGTCCCGTCCGGTCGGGATCCGGTTACCTTACCCCGCCAGTGGCCCTCCGACTCAAGAACAGGGAAGGCTTCCGACTCAAGACGCTCTACCTCATCTTCGTCATAGAGCATCCGCCAAGAGTCCCCGAGGAGTTGGTCAGTACCATCGAATCCATACATATCCACGTGTGTGTCGTCGATGTAGGTGTATTCTCCATCCTCAAGAATAGCGAAGCCGTCTTTCGCATCCTCGACAGCCTGCTGGAACGTCTCTAACTCGCGACGTCGTCGCTCACGGGGAGTAATATCACGGCTAGAAATGACGAGCGATTCGACTCCAGATTCCCCTGTAACCGGACGGATTGTGCCCGTCATGAACCGACTGTCACCGTCCTGATCCGGATGTTCAGCCTGGAAACTAACATACTCGCCAGCAGCCGCTCGTTCGATCCAGTTTTTTAGATCTTCTTGTAGGTCCGAGGAATGCGACCACCAGTCTCCTTCCCAGAACGGTTCCCCCAAGATATCGGATTTGTCGTTCGAAACGTAGTTTAGCGCTGTTTCATTGACCTCAATCGTCTCACCATCAGTTTCTAATAACGCCACCAGCATTTCGGGGTCTTCGAACACCGACTCGAAACGCCGCTCATTCTCCCGAAGTTCCGCTTGACGCCGATATTTTTCAGACACGTCACGGACAACACAGACGATTCGATCGTCTTCCAAGCGTGTCAGCGATAGTTCGGTCGGGAATTCTCTCTTGCCTTCTGGAGATGCAGTTACAGTGCCTCTCCACTCTCCATCAGATCGGAGCGCTGAAAGCGCCTCATCCTCTATGCGCTCGATTTCAACGGCATCAGTATACAAATCACGCCAAGTCTGCCCCAGTAACTCATCTTGGTCCTCGAACCCGTACATTTCGGCATGCGTTTGATCAACGTACGTGTACTCCTCGTTCTCCAAAATAGCAATCCCATCACTCGCGTTCTCGATGGCCGACTTAAACGACTCTAGGCGACGCTGGCGTTCCCGCTGTTCCGTCACATCTCTCGCCACGGTATGCATATAGGCCGCCCCATCGCGCTTGATCCGACGGTTCGAGAACTCGACATCGATTTTACTGTCGTCGCTCCGAAGCAGTTTTGCGTCAGTGGTTGCTGGTTCGCCGGCTAAAATTTGGTCGTGGTAATCCTGATAGGCATGTAAGTCGACCTCTTCGTGAAGATCGGGAATACGCATCGAGAGGAGTTCCTCTCGCTCATAGCCAGTTAACTGGCAAGCAGCCTGATTCACTTGGACGAAATTCGCATCTGAATCACTAATGAAAATGGCATCGTTGGAGCCTTCAAACAACGTGTGTGTCCAATCACGCTCAGCCTGTAACTCCTCGAGGTGTCGGATTTGTGAAATTGCAGGTTCGAGATTCGAGGCGACGATTTTCGCCAGTTCTGCGTCTTTCTGAGTAAAGGCATTGAGTTCAGTAGCTCCGACACTCAAGACGCCGAAATCTGAAATTGGCACAATAATTTCGCTCCGAATCGGGGTGTCTGAATTATACGTGCCATCGGCCTCGTGGACATCGTCGAACACTTCCGGACGGTTCTGTCTGTACACACGTCCGGCGAGAGAGTCAGGTGGAAGGATAGGTGCATCGCCGATCACCTCTTGTGCCTCAGTTGATTCGGCGATTGGGCAGAGTTCGTTTTCCTGCTCATCGTACTCCCAGATCGCCGAAAGAGGCGCATCAAAATTGAGATCCAACATTCGGACAGCAACGACAGA
This sequence is a window from Halorubrum trapanicum. Protein-coding genes within it:
- a CDS encoding PAS domain S-box protein; this translates as MSDGDAYTEHTPAGLLELSSELNQAGSIEDISVVAVRMLDLNFDAPLSAIWEYDEQENELCPIAESTEAQEVIGDAPILPPDSLAGRVYRQNRPEVFDDVHEADGTYNSDTPIRSEIIVPISDFGVLSVGATELNAFTQKDAELAKIVASNLEPAISQIRHLEELQAERDWTHTLFEGSNDAIFISDSDANFVQVNQAACQLTGYEREELLSMRIPDLHEEVDLHAYQDYHDQILAGEPATTDAKLLRSDDSKIDVEFSNRRIKRDGAAYMHTVARDVTEQRERQRRLESFKSAIENASDGIAILENEEYTYVDQTHAEMYGFEDQDELLGQTWRDLYTDAVEIERIEDEALSALRSDGEWRGTVTASPEGKREFPTELSLTRLEDDRIVCVVRDVSEKYRRQAELRENERRFESVFEDPEMLVALLETDGETIEVNETALNYVSNDKSDILGEPFWEGDWWSHSSDLQEDLKNWIERAAAGEYVSFQAEHPDQDGDSRFMTGTIRPVTGESGVESLVISSRDITPRERRRRELETFQQAVEDAKDGFAILEDGEYTYIDDTHVDMYGFDGTDQLLGDSWRMLYDEDEVERLESEAFPVLESEGHWRGKVTGSRPDGTTFPADLSLTIIDEGPLVCTVRDQTAQRERKRELELKEQAIDSSNVGVMITDPQREDNPIEYVNKGFTDITGYQEDDALGRNPRFLQGPETDPDEISKLREAIAAGEPVTVELKNYRKDGSEYWNRLSVTPVTDADGTLSKFIGIQQDVTGRRQRTRSLAEQNRKLELVLSGTDTGIAEWSLETDQISFDDTLVDLLGHDPDNYEEFVQIVAPEDRDRVRDSLERVGDINDLSADFRVIDANEQTRWIHTDAVLIPDDETGERLVAIATDITDQKRRIRQIQQERKRFEILSESLEEYAFVLLDDDGQIDSWNDGAADIFGYDEETAIGMPAAELHPEQDQKRGIADRLLKQASLAGESTHEGQRVRQDGSSFPAEVSYVPLQTEDGVFLGYGMVIRDLTNQRQQRRRTERFVEESVDVVSILDRDGCFTYLSGSAERVLGYDPTQLNQESVFDYIHPEDRERVMEAFFAAVEDSDSSVQLEFQAMDADDEWITVEARGRNLFDDEAIGGFLLYIRDISNIREQTKKFESVFNQTFQLTGLMTQSGEILELNDPFMEFGGIRVEESRGTPLWECPLFAHSSEVQTQIRQAVTQASSGSFVRFDVEAEGVDGLASFDFSIKPISSQHGELSFLVFEARDITAQEQRQQHVQVLHRIMRHNIRNDLTKVRGYVDLLASDTETDTREQRAATIRDILDKWEEMANKTQELQNILTSESALASYQSAQQIAQDIQAKKEDEYANANITITADHDLESQIPSELDKAISELVENAITANDTEHPSVQISVSQSDERWVEVCVSDTGPGLPEMEKNLLETGEETPLSHGQGLGLWMVRSLVTRAGGSISVETSGDGSEIRLEVPTQPAREDSEKPGIVS
- a CDS encoding HalOD1 output domain-containing protein, with the translated sequence MAQSSPHRESEPTGWSTDSQIVREFDRPVRVSDAVIETLMEAVEDWPELSRSPPVFEFVDADKLDGLFKTRTVEETSHMPSVEFLFQDALVTVMYASTVRVIVERDA
- a CDS encoding response regulator, encoding MTQDGNTKILVVEDDQSLAELYAEWLADRYVVETAYSGEEALEAFDATVDIVLLDRMMPGLSGGEVLTRLRQYESNCQVVIVSAVTPDFDIVKMGFDAYLEKPVEADDLEDVISQMLTRAEYNEDLQELFSLIERQSTLEAVMEADTLETSPKYQALTDQITELEDKVERYLQNLPDRDFRVAIERLQRTAAERREQQQYQSLTEDVLDTSQEGVIVIDRDGQVVWANETTEELLGVDRDDIQGSDYSRIASESYQEYPSGEQTLSDLVTHSLENMNSEVEAIVRIPETASKEQQWLEYWSGPIQTGLYAGGRIEHYHNITERYAYEQQLEDLHAVSRDLMTADSERSIGETVTTAAVGELGFEFAAIYTREENTGRLVPLAHASTEDVTEIDLPTISEGDTPVWTTYVTRTEQLAPDDEDVVDTRSSQWLAEEFSSWRLYSLESEGVLLVGMTTTPEISSRKNKLAKTLAANAASAFERTAQEAALRQRDQRLNEQNERLTRLDRINTLIRSISATVISANTREELEQEVCNALAHLDLISGAWIGKKDINTNTIEVRAKTDSLQYQKVGANDTPADDNTQRSNSTLPPTERAYRIERSVVESDLMTASSETEWEQDALKNGTNSIVAVPLQSEASILGVLEVHSKLPNAFAEEEVTALTELGQIIGHGISALRQKAALLSGGGTILEIQFEDDTGLATLVSDMETDLEVLNVVTESPDHLLFARVTGENVTPEAFEAAGFDPETVILSDSRNGIYCKVPVRNSSFCEKLTDQGVAINQITNASESNEIVVSVTVPFTVDVGEYLSSLREDYSDLTLLSKLDSERGETNTSLSARLDGALTARQEEVLQTALYAGYFNWPRDADSTSIAKTLDIAQSTFNQHLRAAESNLLTTLYQDSTEL